Within Pseudomonas alloputida, the genomic segment ACCCCCTCCAGCTTGCCTGCCAGGCGTAACTGGGTCAGCAGCCGATCCACCCGGTACAACGGCTCATTGACGTCCTCGATGAACAGGATGCAGCCCTGGGTATCCAGCTCGGCAAGGGTCCCCATGGTCGCCCCCAGCATCGACAGGTTGCCCCCCAGCAACGGTCCGCTGGCCACCCCCGGCAGCACGCAGTCCAATGCGAAGCCCGCCGGGTGCGCGACCTGCTCGCCTGCCCTCACATGCCCACCCAGTTGCGCCAGCAACGACGACTCGGTCGGTGGCAACTTGGCCCCCAACAGGTCGGCATTGAGCATCCCCCCATGGAAGGTCACCAGCCCGGCATGCCGGTAGATCGCCGTATGCAACGCGGTGATGTCGCTGTAGCCGATCAGCGGCTTGGGGTTGCGCCGGATCAGTTCAAAGTCGAGCTGGTCAAGCAGGCGCATGCTGCCGTAGCCCCCACGCATGCACAGGATGGCGTCCATGGCCGGATCGGCAAACGCTGCATGCAAGTCCTGCAGGCGCTGCTGGTCCGGCCCCGCCAGGTAGCCCTGCGCCTGCAGGGCACCCGGGTAGATACGGCAACGGTAGCCGCGGTCAACGAACCACTGGCTAACCTTGTGCGCATCAAGCCGCGCCGCGCCCGCCGGGGCGACAATGGCAAAACATGCGTTGGCCGGCAGCGCGGCTGGCAGGGTGGGTTGGAAGGTTTTGGCGCAGTACATCGCGGCTCCTTGCAGCGCATTGGACACAAACAAAAATGCCGATGCCGCCCTTGGGCGCGCATCGGCATCTGTGGCTCCGCTCTAGGCTAGAGCATAGCTCAGAGCTTGATCTTGGCTTCGTGGGCCTGCTGGTCGGCGTGGTACGAAGAACGCACCAGCGGGCCAGAAGCAACGTTCTTGAAGCCCATCTTGTAACCTTCCTCGGCGAACCAGGCAAAGGTGTCCGGGTGAACGAAACGCTGCACCGGCAAGTGGCTGCGCGACGGCTGCAGGTACTGGCCGAGGGTGAGCATGTCGATGTCATGCTCGCGCATGCGGTGCATCACTTCGATCACTTCCTCGTCGGTTTCGCCCAGGCCGAGCATCAGGCCCGACTTGGTCGGTACGTGCGGCACCAACTGCTTGAACTTCTGCAGCAAGTCCAGCGACCAGTCATAGTCCGAACCCGGGCGCGCGGCCTTGTACAGGCGCGGTACGGTCTCGAGGTTGTGGTTGAACACATCCGGCGGCTCTTGCGCGGTGATCTCCAGGGCAACGTCCATACGGCCACGGTAGTCAGGCACCAAGGTCTCCAACTGCACGCCCGGCGACAGCGCGCGGATTTCCCGGATGCAGTCAGCAAAGTGCTGGGCACCACCGTCACGCAGGTCGTCGCGGTCCACCGAGGTGATCACCACATACTTCAGGCGCAGGTCGGCAATGGCGACAGCCAGGTTTTTCGGCTCGTCCAGATCCAGCGGCTTCGGTCGGCCGTGACCAACGTCGCAGAACGGGCAACGACGGGTGCAGATGTCACCCATGATCATGAAGGTGGCGGTACCACCCGAGAAGCACTCGCCCAGGTTCGGGCAGGAGGCCTCTTCGCACACGCTGTGCAGTTTGTGCTTGCGCAGCAGTTGTTTGATGCGGTCTACCTCGGGCGACACCGGGATACGCACGCGAATCCAGTCGGGCTTCTTGGGTAGCTCATCGGTAGGGATGATCTTCACCGGGATGCGCGCGACTTTGTCGGCACCACGCAGCTTGACCCCAGCTTCCACCTTCTTCGGCGCTGGGCGCGGGGTGGCATCCTGGGTAGGTATCAGGTTCGGCACGGCTTCTTGCACAGTTGTCATATTCAGTCGATTCCGCCCGTGAGGGTCGTCTGCTCAGCGTAGTCGAGGTGCTTGACCAGCTGTCCGCGCAGCCTTGTCCTGACCTCGTCGAGTTCGATCGGACCTGCCAGGTCGCGCAGCTGGGTCATCGCCAGCCCCGCATAGCCGCAGGGGTTGATTCGGCGGAATGGCGCAAGGTCCATGTCCACGTTCAGGGCAAGGCCGTGAAACGAACGGCCGTTGCGAATTCGCAGGCCGAGGGAGGCGATTTTCGCTCCGTCGACATAGACACCCGGGGCATCGGGCTTGGCAGACGCCTGAACAGCATAGCTGGCGAGCAGGTCGATGAGGGCCAGCTCGATACGGCTGACCAGCTCACGCACGCCAAAGCCCAGCCGGCGCACATCCAGCAGCAGGTAGGCCACCAGCTGCCCGGGGCCATGGTAGGTGACCTGGCCGCCGCGGTCGGTCTGCACCACCGGAATGTCGCCCGGCACCAGCAGGTGCTCGGCCTTGCCGGCCTGCCCCTGGGTGAAGACCGCAGGGTGCTCGACCAGCCAGATTTCATCCTGGCTGTCCGGGCTGCGCTGCTCGGTAAAACGACGCATGGCCTCCAGCACCGGTTCATAGGGCTGCAGGCCAAGCTCGCGAAAACCGAGGCAGGCGGACATCAAAGCACCATTTTCACGATGCCGGTAGCGCGCAGGGCGCTGTTGATATCGTGCAGCTGGTTCTCGCTTTCGGCAACGATGTGCAATTGCACGGTGGTGTACTTGCCTTCCTTGCTCTGGCGTTCGGCCAGGGTGGAAAGGTCGACTTTGGCGTGCTTGCTGAGCACCTCGATGACCATGTCCTTGAAACCGACAACGGTGTCACCAATGACCTTGATCGGGTAATCGTCGCAAGGGAATTCGATCTTGTGCGACTTGACGTCTGGTTCGCTCATGGCGGAAACGGCCTCGTAAGCCGTGGCAACAACAACACCCCCGCGGTAGGCGCGGGGGCATGCAGGTCACGTATCAGTTGAACAACCCGTAGAAGAATAGACGGATGCTATCCCACATACGGCGGAAGAAACCACCTTCCTCGACGCCATCAAGGGCGATCAGGTCGGCACTGTGAATCACTTTTTCGTCCAGTTTGACTTCCACTTTGCCGATCACGTCACCTTTGGCGATCGGTGCGGTGAGCTGCGGGTTCATGGTCATCGAAGCCTGCAGGCGCTTCAATTGGCCTTTAGGCATAGTCATGGTCAGGTCGTCAGCCAGGCCAGCCTTGACTTGGCTGGTAGCGCCCTTCCAGACCGGCGCCTGGGTCAGCTCGGTGCCTTTCTGGTAGAAGGTCTGGGTTTCGAAGAAGCGGAAACCGTAGGTCAGCAGCTTCTGGGTTTCGGCAGCACGCGATTGCTCGCTGTTGGTACCGAACACCACGGCGATCAGGCGCTGGCCGTCACGAACGGCCGAAGCCACCATGCAGTAGCCGGCTTCGTCGGTGTGACCGGTTTTCAGGCCATCGACGGTCTTGTCACGCCACAGCAGCAGGTTGCGGTTAGGCTGCTTGATGTTGTTCCAGAAGAACTCTTTCTGCGAGTAGATGGCGTAGTGGGCCGGGTCGACGTTGAT encodes:
- a CDS encoding S66 peptidase family protein, whose product is MYCAKTFQPTLPAALPANACFAIVAPAGAARLDAHKVSQWFVDRGYRCRIYPGALQAQGYLAGPDQQRLQDLHAAFADPAMDAILCMRGGYGSMRLLDQLDFELIRRNPKPLIGYSDITALHTAIYRHAGLVTFHGGMLNADLLGAKLPPTESSLLAQLGGHVRAGEQVAHPAGFALDCVLPGVASGPLLGGNLSMLGATMGTLAELDTQGCILFIEDVNEPLYRVDRLLTQLRLAGKLEGVKGVLVGDFAGITTAALTPLLEDTFAPLGVPVLAGWRSGHCDPNVCLPLGARVRLDSVQQTLVLEQDLFRA
- the lipA gene encoding lipoyl synthase, with translation MTTVQEAVPNLIPTQDATPRPAPKKVEAGVKLRGADKVARIPVKIIPTDELPKKPDWIRVRIPVSPEVDRIKQLLRKHKLHSVCEEASCPNLGECFSGGTATFMIMGDICTRRCPFCDVGHGRPKPLDLDEPKNLAVAIADLRLKYVVITSVDRDDLRDGGAQHFADCIREIRALSPGVQLETLVPDYRGRMDVALEITAQEPPDVFNHNLETVPRLYKAARPGSDYDWSLDLLQKFKQLVPHVPTKSGLMLGLGETDEEVIEVMHRMREHDIDMLTLGQYLQPSRSHLPVQRFVHPDTFAWFAEEGYKMGFKNVASGPLVRSSYHADQQAHEAKIKL
- the lipB gene encoding lipoyl(octanoyl) transferase LipB — translated: MSACLGFRELGLQPYEPVLEAMRRFTEQRSPDSQDEIWLVEHPAVFTQGQAGKAEHLLVPGDIPVVQTDRGGQVTYHGPGQLVAYLLLDVRRLGFGVRELVSRIELALIDLLASYAVQASAKPDAPGVYVDGAKIASLGLRIRNGRSFHGLALNVDMDLAPFRRINPCGYAGLAMTQLRDLAGPIELDEVRTRLRGQLVKHLDYAEQTTLTGGID
- a CDS encoding DUF493 domain-containing protein, whose protein sequence is MSEPDVKSHKIEFPCDDYPIKVIGDTVVGFKDMVIEVLSKHAKVDLSTLAERQSKEGKYTTVQLHIVAESENQLHDINSALRATGIVKMVL
- a CDS encoding D-alanyl-D-alanine carboxypeptidase family protein produces the protein MNITNLAKRLCLPVLLLITPAAFAAEQMTPAPPQLAAKSYVLMDASSGNVLVENNGDERLPPASLTKLMTAYIATLDIRRGQIGESDPVTVSENAWRTGGSRMFIKVGSQVTVSDLLHGIIIQSGNDASVALAEHIAGSEDAFADMMNKTAADLGMTNSHFMNPTGLPHPEHYSSAHDMATLARAIINVDPAHYAIYSQKEFFWNNIKQPNRNLLLWRDKTVDGLKTGHTDEAGYCMVASAVRDGQRLIAVVFGTNSEQSRAAETQKLLTYGFRFFETQTFYQKGTELTQAPVWKGATSQVKAGLADDLTMTMPKGQLKRLQASMTMNPQLTAPIAKGDVIGKVEVKLDEKVIHSADLIALDGVEEGGFFRRMWDSIRLFFYGLFN